ACAAGCTCTCACGCTCTCCTTTGCTACCCAGGCCAAATCCCATCATATTGTAAGTACCGAACAGTGAACCACTTTTGGCGACAATTGCGCCCTTTATAGGGGCTTTTCGCATGCTTGAGCGATACTTTAGCGTGCCGTTATTTCCTGAGACTGGCATCAATCGCGCGAGTTTTAATTGGCTGTCATTGTTATGGATGTAGCTAAGGACTTGCTGCATCTGATTGGCTGTCACACGGTTATTACGAGATAATCCTGAGCCATCTTCAAGCACGGCGAGTTCAAGATCGATGCCCGCTTTATCTTTCAAAATGGCTTTAATCGCTTCAGTACCGTTGTTAAAAGAGCCGGGCTCATTAAAGTAGGTCGCGCCTAGGGTTTTGGTGATGTTATCCGCATAGAGGTTGTTGGAATCTTTGAGCATGACAGCAAGCAGGTCATTCAGCGGACGAGAACGCTGGACGAACAGTGGCTTCTGGCTGGTTATGTTGGGCGTACCTACTCGCACTTCACCTGAGAGCGTGACGCCAAGGCGTTGTAACTCAGATTTAATTACGTCGACTGTAAATTGCTCAGGAGAAGAGACAGCAAATTTAAGGGGGATGGGGGACTGACGTTGCACCGCGCAGCCACTAATCGAGTACTGGTTATTTGGGCTGACTTCGAGCTCTAGGTCGCAATGACTTTGCTCTTGTTGTTGTTTGGATACGCTAAGCGCCGTAGTTGATGCACTGACAGGCTGGTGTGATGGGATATTCACACGTGTGGAACCATTGCTATTGGTGTAGAGCGCGCCTTGGACACAATTACCGTCAAGGGTAATGGCCGACGCTGGAGCGCTGTAGCAAACCCCAAGAATATCCCAAGGCCATCCTACACCACGCTGATAACCTGAAAAAGCCCGGTCATCCAACCAAATATTATTGAAGCGAGAACCTACTTCTGACTTAGCTTCTTTGAGCATAGTCGTCAGTGATGCTCGACTAAACGTTGGGTCTCCAGAATACTTGATGATCAGGTCATTGCCTGATGTATAAAGCGTGGTTTCAAATCGAAAACTATCAGGTAGCGTCAGCTTTGCTGCCAAAGCTGTGACCACTTTGAGCGTACTCGCTGGTGGAAAGAATTGATCGATATTTTCTGCGATAAGAGGCTGCTCTGGGCTTGAGAGTGGCGCGATTAGCTGCGCATTGCGACTACCATATGGTAAGTGCTTGCTGGCATCGATGCCGGTGGCAAATATCGACGATGAAAAAAGCAGAAGACAGCTGAGTGAGAGTTTTGGTGTCATGGCGATTCAAAGAAGAATGGGCTTAGTTTTAATGTAGGCTAGCAACCTATTAAGTCGAGATAAAGCGTTAAATTTTCGCAAAAAGTCGCTTTGAATGGTCTTTGTACTACACAGAGAAACGGACGTAAGGTCGCTCACACTTTCATACTATCGTTGGCGTGGTTTACCTTGCGAAATCAAAGCCAACTAGGCTATATTGTTGCGTTGCTCGAAGAGATCTATTCCGATCCTCTTAACTAAGAGCACTAAAGCCAGTGCAAGTAGTCGGGTGTTCCCATTACCTTAATATCCGAATCTCAGTGATTTGTATCCACGGATTGATTACACTAGGCTTAATCCAGTTTATTTTTCAAATTGTACTCAGGCTTGCTTGAGTAGGGTTTTATTGTCCAAAGGATGCTTTGGAAAAGAGGTTGTTATAATGGAAAAGGTTCCAATGACTGTACGTGGCGAACAGCAGCTACGTGAAGAGCTAGATCGTCTACTTAAACTTCGTCCACAGATTTCTGAAGCAATTGCAGAAGCGCGTGAACTTGGTGACCTGAAAGAGAACGCAGAATATCACGCGGCTCGTGAAGAGCAGGGCATCTGTGAAGCCCAAATTCGTGATATTGAATACAAGCTGTCGGTAGCGCAAGTTATCGATGTGACTAAGCTAGATAACACAGGCAAGATCATCTTTGGCTCTACTGTGACTCTCATTGATATCGATACGGATGCTGAGCAAACTTACCAAATCGTGGGTGATGACGAAGCTGATATTAAATCTGGTCGCATCTCAGTAAGCTCACCGATCGCGCGTGGCCTTATCGGTAAAATGGAAGGTGACGAAGTAACTATCGTAACTCCTGGTGGTCAAAAAGACTTCGAAATCGACAAGGTAGCTTACGTTTAAGCTGCGTTGTTGACTGAAAGGTCGAAAGAAAGTCGCCAATTTGGCGGCTTTTTTTGTGCCTGCATGATGGTGGCATCGAACTCGTTTGACAGATACACGTTGTCGGAAAAATGAAAAGGCCGCAGATGCGACCTTTTCCACTTTGAAACAAATTGTTTCTATAAAATCAACTGATCAACAAATTACTTGCGTGGCAGTTCGATTTTCTTTTGCTCTGACTGACGGTAAAGAACAAGAGTCTTACCGATAACCTGAACTTTTTCCGCTTTCGTTTCGCGCACAATAGCGTCGATAATCAGCAGTTTAGTTTCACGGTCTTCTGACGCCACCTTCACTTTGATCAGTTCGTGGTGGTCAAGAGCGATTTCGATTTCCGCTAGAACAGCCTCTGTTAGTCCATTTGCGCCCATAAGCACAACGGGTTTCAGTGCGTGTGCTAGGCCTTTTAGGTGCTGTTTTTGTTTGGTGCTTAGGTTCATAACGCGGCCAAATTTATTTACTATTAGGGTTGAAAAGTCGTATTTTAACGCCATCTAATGACGAAGACTATACTTTATTCTAAGGGCTTGCCCTTATCGAGTTGGAAATTGAATGAGTAAGCAAAAACATTCGGCCAGTTCTGGTCGTTGGCTAAAAGAGCATTTTGATGATAAATATGCCAACGAGGCCAGAAGAAAAGGCTATCGTTCACGTGCTATCTTTAAGATTGAAGAGATTCAAAATAAAGATAAGCTACTGAAACCTGGGATGACTGTGGTTGACCTTGGTGCTGCTCCTGGTGGGTGGTCTCAATACGCAGCCAAAGTCGTTGGCGATGAAGGGCAGGTGATTGCCTGTGACTTGTTGCCAATGGATCCTATCTCTGGTGTGAGCTTCCTTCAGGGCGATTTTCGTGAAGAAGCGGTGCTCGATGCACTACTAGAAAGAATCCAACCGGATATGGTCGACGTAGTAATGTCTGATATGGCTCCGAACATGGCAGGAAACTTATCTGTCGATCAGCCTAGAGCAATGTATCTTGTTGAACTAGCATTAGATATGTGTCATCAAACTTTAGCACCTGGCGGCAGTTTCGTCGTGAAAGTGTTCCAAGGCGAAGGATTTGATGAATACGTAAAACAGGTACGTGAAGCCTTCAAAGTGGTGAAGATTCGCAAGCCTGACTCATCTAGAGCTCGCTCTCGTGAGGTGTTTATTGTGGCTAATGGTTTCAAAGGCTGAACATTAGTTTACAAAGACAAAATTAACAATGTAGCTACAGCCTAAAAACTGTAGTACCCTACCTTTAATTACAATTAGTTATCGAGAGGCTGACACCTTGAGTGACATGGCAAAGAATTTAATTTTGTGGTTAGTCATCGCCGTTGTGTTGATGTCGGTATTCCAAAGCTTTGGGCCGGGAGAAAGTAACGGTCGAGCGGTAGATTACACCACGTTCGTACAGGAAGTTGGCAATGGCCAGATTCAAGAAGCTCAATTCAAAGACAGCGAGATAACCTTTACTCGTCGTGGCGGTGGCGGTCGTTTTGTGACTTACATGCCAGTTTATGATCAAAAACTTCTTGATGACCTAATTAATCAAAACGTGAAAGTTTCGGGTACTCCACCGGAAGAGCAGAGCCTGCTTGGCACTATCTTTATCTCGTGGTTCCCTATGATTCTTCTTATCGGTGTCTGGATTTTCTTTATGCGCCAGATGCAAGGCGGCGGTGGCAAAGGCGCCATGTCGTTTGGTAAGAGCAAAGCTCGTATGATGAGCGAAGAACAGATTAAAACTACCTTTGCTGACGTTGCAGGTTGTGACGAAGCAAAAGAGGACGTTAAAGAGCTCGTAGACTACCTACGTGATCCAAGCCGCTTCCAGAAGCTGGGCGGTAAGATCCCAACGGGTGTTCTAATGGTTGGTCCTCCAGGTACGGGTAAAACGCTTCTTGCTAAAGCGATTGCCGGCGAAGCGAAGGTACCGTTCTTCACGATTTCTGGTTCTGACTTCGTAGAAATGTTCGTCGGTGTAGGTGCATCTCGTGTACGTGACATGTTCGAACAAGCGAAGAAAGCAGCACCTTGTATCATCTTCATCGATGAAATCGATGCGGTAGGTCGTCAGCGTGGCGCTGGTGTTGGTGGTGGTCACGATGAGCGTGAGCAAACCCTTAACCAAATGCTCGTAGAGATGGATGGTTTCGAAGGTAACGAAGGTATCATCGTTATCGCGGCAACTAACCGTCCAGACGTACTTGACCCAGCTCTACTTCGTCCTGGTCGTTTTGACCGTCAAGTTGTGGTTGGTCTACCTGATGTACGTGGTCGTGAACAGATCTTGAAAGTACACATGCGCAAAGTACCTCTAGCG
This window of the Vibrio maritimus genome carries:
- the rlmE gene encoding 23S rRNA (uridine(2552)-2'-O)-methyltransferase RlmE, giving the protein MSKQKHSASSGRWLKEHFDDKYANEARRKGYRSRAIFKIEEIQNKDKLLKPGMTVVDLGAAPGGWSQYAAKVVGDEGQVIACDLLPMDPISGVSFLQGDFREEAVLDALLERIQPDMVDVVMSDMAPNMAGNLSVDQPRAMYLVELALDMCHQTLAPGGSFVVKVFQGEGFDEYVKQVREAFKVVKIRKPDSSRARSREVFIVANGFKG
- the ftsH gene encoding ATP-dependent zinc metalloprotease FtsH, whose product is MAKNLILWLVIAVVLMSVFQSFGPGESNGRAVDYTTFVQEVGNGQIQEAQFKDSEITFTRRGGGGRFVTYMPVYDQKLLDDLINQNVKVSGTPPEEQSLLGTIFISWFPMILLIGVWIFFMRQMQGGGGKGAMSFGKSKARMMSEEQIKTTFADVAGCDEAKEDVKELVDYLRDPSRFQKLGGKIPTGVLMVGPPGTGKTLLAKAIAGEAKVPFFTISGSDFVEMFVGVGASRVRDMFEQAKKAAPCIIFIDEIDAVGRQRGAGVGGGHDEREQTLNQMLVEMDGFEGNEGIIVIAATNRPDVLDPALLRPGRFDRQVVVGLPDVRGREQILKVHMRKVPLASDVEPSLIARGTPGFSGADLANLVNEAALFAARGNKRNVSMVEFELAKDKIMMGAERRSMVLSEETKESTAYHEAGHAIVGRLVPEHDPVYKVSIIPRGRALGVTMYLPEQDRVSMSRQHLESMISSLYGGRLAEELIYGKDKVSTGASNDIERATDIARKMVTQWGFSEKLGPLLYAEDEGEVFLGRSVTQTKHVSGETAKLIDEEVRLLIDRNYDRAKQILEDNMDIMHAMKDALVKYETIDAGQIDDLMERKSEIREPAGWADQAAAQQEKAEAKPEPKAEEPKAEEPKVEEPAAPAADSETKAENVSSESTKKDSE
- the dacB gene encoding serine-type D-Ala-D-Ala carboxypeptidase, translating into MTPKLSLSCLLLFSSSIFATGIDASKHLPYGSRNAQLIAPLSSPEQPLIAENIDQFFPPASTLKVVTALAAKLTLPDSFRFETTLYTSGNDLIIKYSGDPTFSRASLTTMLKEAKSEVGSRFNNIWLDDRAFSGYQRGVGWPWDILGVCYSAPASAITLDGNCVQGALYTNSNGSTRVNIPSHQPVSASTTALSVSKQQQEQSHCDLELEVSPNNQYSISGCAVQRQSPIPLKFAVSSPEQFTVDVIKSELQRLGVTLSGEVRVGTPNITSQKPLFVQRSRPLNDLLAVMLKDSNNLYADNITKTLGATYFNEPGSFNNGTEAIKAILKDKAGIDLELAVLEDGSGLSRNNRVTANQMQQVLSYIHNNDSQLKLARLMPVSGNNGTLKYRSSMRKAPIKGAIVAKSGSLFGTYNMMGFGLGSKGERESLFVQFVTDYHPQKPTTSKPVESPLTQFEKAYYRQVVDYSFSLERSNNKAQQ
- the yhbY gene encoding ribosome assembly RNA-binding protein YhbY, giving the protein MNLSTKQKQHLKGLAHALKPVVLMGANGLTEAVLAEIEIALDHHELIKVKVASEDRETKLLIIDAIVRETKAEKVQVIGKTLVLYRQSEQKKIELPRK
- the greA gene encoding transcription elongation factor GreA, with translation MEKVPMTVRGEQQLREELDRLLKLRPQISEAIAEARELGDLKENAEYHAAREEQGICEAQIRDIEYKLSVAQVIDVTKLDNTGKIIFGSTVTLIDIDTDAEQTYQIVGDDEADIKSGRISVSSPIARGLIGKMEGDEVTIVTPGGQKDFEIDKVAYV